A portion of the Mesobacillus jeotgali genome contains these proteins:
- a CDS encoding acyl-CoA dehydrogenase, with the protein MNLRFTEEQEMMRKMVRDFAQTEIAPFVEKMEEGEFPREILRKMGELGLMGIPVPEEYGGSEMDFISYIIAIHEISKVSATVGVILSVHTSVGTNPILYFGTEDQKKKYVPKLASGEYLGAFCLTEPSAGSDAGSLKTRAVKQDGHYVLNGSKVFITNGGEADVYIVFASTNPEAGTKGVSAFIVDKETPGFIVGKDEHKMGLYGSRTVQLTFEDMKVPEENLLGQEGEGFKIAMSNLDSGRIGIAAQALGIAEAALEAATSYAKERVQFGKPIAAQQGVGFKLADMATSVEAAKLLIYRAAQLRSEGQKCGIEASMAKLFTSRTAVEVTTEAIQVFGGYGYTKDYPVERYFRDAKVTEIYEGTSEIQKIVISKQL; encoded by the coding sequence ATGAATCTGAGATTTACAGAAGAACAGGAAATGATGCGTAAGATGGTCCGTGACTTTGCGCAGACAGAAATTGCCCCGTTTGTTGAAAAAATGGAGGAAGGCGAGTTCCCGAGGGAAATTTTAAGGAAAATGGGTGAACTTGGCCTGATGGGAATTCCGGTACCAGAGGAGTATGGCGGTTCCGAGATGGACTTCATTTCTTACATCATCGCCATCCATGAAATCTCCAAGGTCAGTGCCACTGTTGGGGTCATACTGTCCGTGCACACATCCGTAGGCACAAATCCGATCCTGTACTTCGGGACAGAGGACCAAAAGAAAAAATACGTGCCTAAGCTGGCTTCCGGGGAATACCTCGGCGCTTTCTGCCTGACAGAGCCAAGCGCAGGCTCTGACGCTGGCAGCCTGAAAACCCGCGCGGTCAAGCAAGATGGACATTATGTGCTGAACGGATCAAAGGTGTTCATTACAAACGGCGGTGAGGCGGATGTGTATATTGTCTTTGCTTCCACTAATCCTGAGGCAGGTACTAAGGGTGTCTCTGCTTTTATCGTCGATAAAGAAACGCCTGGCTTCATCGTTGGAAAGGACGAACACAAAATGGGCCTGTATGGCTCTCGTACAGTCCAGCTGACATTTGAAGACATGAAGGTGCCGGAAGAAAACCTGCTTGGCCAGGAAGGCGAAGGATTCAAGATTGCGATGAGCAACCTCGATTCCGGCCGAATAGGCATTGCAGCGCAGGCACTCGGTATTGCCGAAGCTGCCTTGGAAGCAGCAACTTCATATGCAAAAGAAAGAGTCCAGTTCGGCAAGCCGATCGCCGCCCAGCAAGGAGTCGGCTTTAAGCTTGCAGACATGGCAACATCTGTCGAAGCGGCAAAACTATTAATCTACCGCGCAGCCCAATTGCGTTCAGAAGGACAAAAATGCGGAATCGAAGCTTCCATGGCAAAGCTGTTCACATCCAGAACAGCAGTCGAAGTCACAACCGAAGCCATCCAGGTATTCGGCGGATACGGCTACACAAAGGATTACCCGGTAGAACGCTACTTCCGCGACGCGAAAGTCACCGAGATTTACGAAGGTACGAGCGAGATCCAGAAGATTGTTATTAGTAAGCAGTTGTAA
- a CDS encoding 3-hydroxybutyryl-CoA dehydrogenase: protein MSVKTIMVIGAGQMGSGIAQVCAQAGYEVFLNDLKPEFVERGLSGINKNLGRQIDKGRMTAEQKDEIVGRITSSTDLQDAGKVDLVIEAAVENMDIKTKIFAQLDEIAPAHAILASNTSSLPITEIAAATKRPEKVIGMHFMNPVPVMKLVEIIRGLATADEVYQTIEDITKTLEKVPVEVNDFPGFVSNRILMPMINEAIYTLYEGVATKEAIDEVMKLGMNHPMGPLTLADLIGLDTCLYIMETLHEGFGDDKYRPCPLLRKYVKAGWLGKKSGRGFYTYE from the coding sequence ATGAGTGTTAAAACAATTATGGTAATCGGGGCAGGACAAATGGGCTCAGGTATCGCCCAGGTTTGCGCGCAGGCAGGATATGAAGTGTTTTTAAATGACCTGAAGCCGGAATTTGTTGAACGTGGACTATCCGGAATCAATAAAAACCTTGGCCGTCAGATCGACAAAGGGCGGATGACGGCTGAACAGAAAGATGAGATTGTTGGCAGGATTACTTCCTCCACCGACCTTCAGGATGCGGGAAAGGTCGACCTGGTCATCGAGGCAGCTGTCGAGAATATGGACATCAAAACGAAAATCTTTGCCCAGCTTGATGAAATAGCACCTGCACATGCTATCCTGGCTTCCAATACATCATCGCTGCCAATAACCGAAATCGCTGCCGCGACAAAGCGTCCGGAAAAAGTCATCGGCATGCATTTCATGAATCCAGTGCCAGTCATGAAACTTGTTGAAATCATCCGCGGACTTGCGACAGCTGATGAAGTGTACCAGACAATCGAAGATATCACCAAAACGCTGGAAAAGGTTCCAGTAGAAGTGAATGACTTTCCTGGATTTGTTTCCAACCGGATCCTGATGCCAATGATCAACGAGGCGATCTACACCCTGTATGAAGGAGTCGCGACAAAGGAAGCAATCGATGAAGTCATGAAGCTTGGAATGAACCATCCAATGGGTCCGTTGACACTTGCTGATTTAATCGGCCTGGATACTTGCCTTTACATCATGGAAACACTTCACGAAGGCTTCGGCGACGACAAATATCGCCCATGCCCGCTGTTAAGGAAATATGTAAAAGCTGGCTGGCTAGGCAAAAAATCCGGCCGCGGGTTCTACACATACGAGTAA
- a CDS encoding acetyl-CoA C-acetyltransferase translates to MGRTVILAGARTPFGKLGGALSSFTASQLGGIAVKEALSRAEVSPDEVGEVILGTVLQGGQGQLPSRQAAREAGIPWEVKTETVNKVCASGMRSLTLGDQIIRAGDEEVIVAGGMESMSNAPYILPKARWGLRMGDGQVKDLMIHDGLTCSFKGVHMGTYGNEVAKEFEISREEQDEWSYRSHQRAVAAIESGKLAEEIIPVEVPQRKGDPILVQHDEAPRKDTSVEKLAKLGSVFNSDGTITAGNAPGVNDGAAALVLMSEERAQREGRTPQAVILAHAAIATEAKDFPKTPGIVINELLKKTGKSLEEIDLFEINEAFAAVALTSGRIASLDPEKVNVNGGAVALGHPIGASGARIILTLMHELKRRGGGVGIAAICSGGGQGDAVMIEVPKQ, encoded by the coding sequence ATGGGAAGAACAGTCATTTTAGCAGGGGCAAGAACACCGTTTGGCAAGCTAGGCGGCGCATTGAGCAGCTTTACAGCCAGTCAATTAGGCGGAATCGCTGTGAAAGAAGCGTTATCACGCGCTGAAGTCAGCCCTGATGAAGTCGGTGAGGTTATTCTTGGAACCGTGCTGCAGGGAGGACAGGGACAGCTTCCTTCACGACAGGCAGCAAGAGAAGCAGGCATTCCCTGGGAAGTGAAAACAGAAACGGTCAATAAGGTATGTGCATCAGGTATGCGCAGCTTGACACTTGGCGACCAGATCATCCGGGCAGGGGACGAGGAAGTGATCGTTGCCGGCGGAATGGAGTCGATGAGCAATGCGCCTTATATTCTTCCGAAGGCACGCTGGGGCTTGAGGATGGGCGATGGCCAGGTAAAAGACCTGATGATTCATGATGGACTTACTTGCAGCTTCAAAGGAGTCCACATGGGAACATACGGAAATGAAGTAGCGAAGGAATTCGAAATCAGCCGCGAAGAGCAGGATGAGTGGTCATACCGCAGCCATCAGAGAGCGGTTGCAGCGATTGAATCAGGGAAGCTTGCAGAAGAAATCATCCCGGTTGAGGTGCCGCAGCGAAAGGGCGACCCGATTTTGGTTCAGCATGATGAGGCGCCAAGGAAGGATACCTCGGTTGAAAAGCTGGCAAAACTCGGTTCTGTTTTCAATTCTGACGGTACCATCACAGCAGGTAATGCACCTGGCGTGAATGATGGTGCAGCAGCACTTGTCCTGATGAGTGAAGAGCGTGCGCAGCGAGAGGGCCGCACACCACAGGCAGTGATCCTGGCTCATGCAGCAATCGCTACAGAAGCAAAGGACTTTCCGAAAACCCCGGGAATTGTCATCAATGAGTTATTGAAAAAGACTGGCAAATCGCTCGAAGAAATCGACCTTTTTGAAATTAACGAGGCATTCGCCGCAGTTGCATTAACAAGCGGACGCATTGCCAGCCTGGATCCAGAGAAGGTCAATGTCAACGGCGGTGCGGTTGCCCTTGGACACCCAATCGGGGCAAGCGGGGCGCGCATCATCCTGACCTTGATGCATGAACTGAAGCGTCGTGGCGGCGGGGTCGGCATTGCGGCGATCTGCTCAGGCGGCGGACAGGGTGACGCAGTGATGATCGAGGTTCCAAAACAATAG
- a CDS encoding acyl-CoA dehydrogenase — MNFRLSEEHEMIRKMVRDFARNEVAPTAAERDEEERFDREIFDKMAELGLTGIPWPEEYGGIGSDYLAYCIAVEELSRVCASTGVMLSAHTSLAGWPIFKFGNEEQKQKYLRPMAEGKSIGAYGLTEPGSGSDAGAMRTTAKEDGDHYVLNGSKIFITNGGVADIYVVFALTDPTSKHKGTTAFIVESSFPGFSVGKKEKKLGIRSSPTTEIIFEDCRVPKENILGEVGEGFKVAMMTLDGGRNGIAAQAVGIAQGALDAAVDYAKERQQFGKPIAANQGIGFKLADMATSVEAARLLTYQAAWLESEGLPYGKESAMSKLFAGDTAMKVTTEAVQVFGGYGYTKDYPVERFMRDAKITQIYEGTQEIQRLVISRMLTK; from the coding sequence ATGAATTTTCGATTATCCGAAGAACATGAAATGATCCGGAAGATGGTTCGTGATTTTGCGAGGAATGAAGTGGCTCCTACGGCTGCTGAGCGTGATGAAGAAGAGCGTTTTGACCGCGAAATTTTTGACAAGATGGCTGAACTCGGCCTGACTGGTATTCCTTGGCCGGAAGAGTACGGCGGCATTGGCAGCGACTATCTTGCATACTGCATCGCGGTAGAAGAATTATCACGTGTTTGCGCATCGACTGGCGTTATGCTGTCAGCACACACTTCACTTGCTGGCTGGCCGATCTTCAAATTCGGCAACGAAGAGCAGAAACAAAAGTACTTAAGGCCAATGGCTGAAGGAAAGAGCATTGGCGCCTATGGTTTGACTGAGCCAGGAAGCGGCTCTGATGCAGGTGCGATGAGAACGACGGCAAAAGAAGATGGAGACCACTATGTATTGAATGGTTCTAAAATCTTCATCACAAACGGAGGCGTAGCTGATATCTATGTTGTATTCGCTTTGACTGACCCGACAAGCAAGCATAAAGGAACGACTGCATTCATCGTCGAAAGCAGCTTCCCTGGTTTCTCTGTCGGCAAGAAAGAGAAAAAGCTTGGAATCCGCTCATCTCCTACAACAGAGATCATTTTTGAAGATTGCCGCGTTCCAAAGGAAAATATCCTTGGTGAAGTCGGCGAAGGCTTCAAAGTTGCGATGATGACGCTTGATGGCGGACGCAACGGCATCGCTGCACAGGCAGTTGGAATCGCTCAGGGTGCTCTTGACGCTGCAGTTGATTATGCGAAAGAACGCCAGCAATTCGGCAAGCCAATCGCTGCGAATCAGGGAATCGGCTTCAAGCTTGCAGACATGGCTACATCAGTAGAAGCTGCAAGACTATTAACTTACCAGGCTGCATGGCTTGAGTCTGAAGGTCTTCCTTACGGCAAGGAATCTGCAATGTCCAAATTATTTGCCGGCGACACTGCAATGAAGGTGACAACAGAAGCTGTACAGGTGTTCGGCGGATATGGCTACACGAAGGACTATCCGGTTGAACGCTTCATGCGCGACGCGAAAATCACACAAATCTATGAGGGAACACAGGAAATCCAGCGCCTTGTTATCTCAAGGATGCTGACGAAATAA
- a CDS encoding TetR/AcrR family transcriptional regulator, producing MKKREVQASVKDERLVKKRRDQMIKGAVTLFKQKGFHRTTTREIARASGFSIGTLYEYIRTKEDVLYLVCDSIYDEVRERLQENLDPNKGTLESLKVGIANYFKVMDDLQDEVLVMYQEVKSLTKDALPYVLKKEIEMVGMFEDVIKRCVENGELDLDEKHIKIIAHDIFVQGQMWGFRRWALQKLYTLEEYTELQTELLFKGLKGSEMKLGTGGTK from the coding sequence ATGAAAAAGCGAGAAGTGCAGGCATCGGTAAAAGATGAGCGACTTGTGAAAAAAAGGCGCGACCAGATGATCAAAGGGGCCGTTACCCTTTTCAAGCAGAAGGGCTTCCACCGCACGACCACCAGAGAGATTGCCCGGGCTTCAGGCTTTAGCATCGGAACCCTTTATGAATATATCCGCACAAAGGAAGATGTCCTGTACCTTGTTTGTGACAGCATCTATGACGAGGTGCGTGAACGCCTTCAGGAGAATCTCGACCCAAACAAAGGGACGCTTGAGAGCCTGAAGGTCGGCATCGCCAATTACTTTAAAGTCATGGATGACCTGCAGGACGAAGTGCTCGTCATGTATCAGGAAGTAAAGTCGCTGACAAAGGATGCCCTTCCTTATGTGCTGAAAAAAGAAATCGAGATGGTGGGGATGTTTGAGGATGTGATCAAGCGCTGCGTCGAGAATGGCGAGCTTGACCTGGATGAAAAACACATCAAAATCATTGCCCATGATATTTTTGTCCAGGGACAGATGTGGGGATTCCGCCGCTGGGCGCTGCAAAAGCTGTACACACTCGAGGAGTATACGGAGCTGCAGACGGAACTGCTTTTCAAGGGATTAAAGGGGTCGGAAATGAAATTAGGAACAGGGGGAACAAAATGA